Sequence from the Mytilus galloprovincialis chromosome 13, xbMytGall1.hap1.1, whole genome shotgun sequence genome:
tttaattcctctaatatgcgttgctgaacatgtcgactatatacattttgttcctttcgttataagctttcgaatgaggtataaagtttatctataattaggggctaaagggtcgcagcagtccattctattattcaaaatatccatttcattattcaaaattggctatttcttaactttcatgcgtatttcgacatttaagtcctctaatatgcgttgcggaacatgttgactatatacattttgttcctttcgttataagctttcgaatgaggtaaaaagtttatctataattaggggctaaagggtcgcagcagtccattccattattcaaaatatccatttcattattcaaaattggctaacatgtttaaccccgtcacattatttatgtatgtgtctgtcccaagtcaggagtctgtaatttagtggttgtcgtttgtttatgtgttacatatttgtttttcgttcattttataaaataaataaggctTTTAGttgtcttgtttaaattgttttacattgtcttattggggccttttatagctgactatgcggtatgggctttgctcattgttgtaggctgtacggtgagctatagttgttgatgtctgtgtcattttggtcttttgtggatgtttgtttcattggcaatgataccacatcttcttttttttttttatatttcctcattttttatgcatattgtggcatttaggtcgtccgtaaaccctcttatggtcattgcgaatcaaaatatagctatagtgtcacggtcaattttttttatatttttttcactattcaccgcttcaatttgaataatgaaacataaaccatttcattattcatcagtggcggatccagagggggggttccgggggtccgcaccccccctttattttggccgatcaatgcatttgaatcgggacatatgtttgcaccccccctgcaccccccctttgccctgggctagcaccccccctttcgaaaattcctgcatccgccactgttcattattcatttttcaatattgaatagtgaataatgaactatttcattattcattattgaataatgaataatgaactatgaataatggacgtacttcagcgcggtgtCTTTTTCGTGGATTATTGTTGACATGACTGTGGATCGAATAGAGTTGTCAAACGATGTCcggtgaaaaataaaaaataaaaaaaatgaaataaaaaaaaaaatcattaaaaaacttAATTCTACAGTAACTTATTTGATTTGTGACATGTTAAATATTTAGATTGTCTGATCACTCTATATATAAACATGATCATAGAAAAGAAGTTGCGGAAATTGAAAAAGCCGGTTCAGAGTATAGAAGACATCTTTTAGGACAACCCGGTACAAAAGGAAATCAAAAGGAAAGCGTCTATAGTTACCAGCAGTAATTTAGACCCGATCTATTTCGCTTAACTTTTGAGAATAGCTGTGCAAAGGATTATCAATTTCGGTTGCAATTCAAAAGGGTATGTTGATTAATTTACTTATCGATTTATCTAAACAGAAATGTGCGGGGTCCGTACAGTATATTAGAATACATTATGTCATATCTTCTCACGgtacatgaaactgaaagtatTTTCACGATTTTAACTTGAAAAACTTAATACTTGCATGAATCCGTAAGAAAATCAAAATATACCATAAATAAATCGGTATGTTCACAAGAAATGTGCTTTCACGGCAATAATTTTTAACAGTTCGTAATATAAATATTGCGTGGGtgatgaaaatgaaaagaaatcatTTACGGAGTTTGAAAACTACTTGTTCTAGGAATTTTTGAGAGTCACTTTTCTATAACATTATACTATGAAATTacaaacattaaaataaacaatgaaaagatCACAATTTATCCTACAATTTGAAATGTTAGGTGTCGTATGCTAAAGACACCTTTCTAACGTACTGTTGTATTTAAGTACCTGTTATTTACCACTTTATGGACAATTGCAGCGATGGCCGTGAGGATAAGGTCGTTAGTTTAATAAGGCGGGGATGCTGAGATCGAagctcgatttttttttttttattttttttttttttttttttttgggcataaatgcttttttatattgtcataacGTTTTAAAGAGTGATTTTGAATGatgaactgttttttttatagatatttactGAAGAGCAGTATACATGTTGTTTTGAATAGACATTATACTTCACCTGTATGTACTACGTAGCAGTTGTCACTTACATACTTAATGGTGCCATAATGAGGTATAGTTCCTTATTTTTAACTGATTCATTTTCTCAAAGCAGTTTGTGCTCGAATAAAGAGTTTAATTAACCTATGTTTTAATGATGATtaattgatacatttatattatcAGGCACAGAATCAAAAATACTAATTTTGACAGTTTATAATGTGCGGCTATAGAAgtaataatcttttatttttaaattgaaagaatggttatttatattttcatggtaattttgataaacattctAACCATAAAATGTTCCCTTAATAACCTATCATATTCAgttcaaaataaatatacattattttgataatcttgaatttttttcaacagattttgaGCTGGTTTAAACAATGCAAACGTGTAATGGGTGACATGGATACGTCGGTTCCTGATAGGAACTCATGATCTTAAGGTGAGTATAGGATTAAGACTGCGTGTTTTAACTTCTAGTAATTATGGTAAACGTATTTTGATGAGAGCATGCATTATTTACATTTCGAAAAGACTTAAGAGTTTTTAATATTGAGTAGAATTATTTTGTTGAATATAATATGTTTCCCTCTgtttagatatagaaagatgtgatgtgagtgccaatgagacaactctccatccaaataacaatttaaaaaagtaaaccattataggtcaatgtacggctttttgtttgtgttttgttatatGGGTGGGGGTTGCTGTCctataaatgtttatttgttatgtcttTGAATCCATGTTTTATGCTGTATATCTAATATGTGAAGAGTGAAgagtatttatttattattattaactaTCCGTGATTTTGATACTGACATGAACTTTTGTCAGTAGGTTCcgtttacagctaatttcctaatacatgtagagcaagacttcgGTAAgcttgtttgttttctttgtatattgtataaaattgtaattgggatagcctccaatcaaatgtaaatataatatatacatgtttaactaTGCCGGagtatatattgtttgaagatgccAATTGTTATTACAAAGCTTGATCAAATGTTTGTAGCCATCCAAAGTATTattctacaagcattaggaaatcagctgtaaacGTAAAACGATAATTAAGTATGGGCAATCAGGGTTTTCAAAACTGATATTTCGTGAAGGAATTGAcatgtaaattaacaaaaaaaagaaaacacacatGGTGCGCAGACAAATAAACACACCAAAAAACGTACGCACTTtgatattctcaattttaaatcacACTTTggatattctttattttattctgatttaCCTCGTGCTAAGTGTTTAACAATTTCTATTTCTAATTTTCAGAGAATGTCAACCCCAAGAAACTATACTTGCATTTTGTgttcaaaaagaccaaaaaccAGAGACAGGCGGAAACTTATTGGACCCAACAATAAATCACTACGTAAATGTTTACAACAGAAGTTTTTCATTGAACATGACAAAATTAATCACGCTAACAGTGTAATATGTAATAAATGCAGAATACGATGCTCTCGAGAAATTGACACAAATGTAAGATGCCCAATACAAACTACAATATCTGAATCAATTAATGATGACACGGAGTACGTCCCTCCAGCAAAGTATGCCAGATGCCATCCATGTAAATCTCCACCAAGTATCGCACTGCCTATACCATCAGCTGGAGGTGGCCACTCGCAGTGTGTTGTGTGTAAACGCCGAGGCCCAAAGCTAGTAGTTGTCCCAACAAACGCTAGATTTAATATCTTTTTAGATAAACTCATTATACTCACAGTTGGTGCCAGATGTTGTCCAGGACACTTGTGCAATGAAATATTTTTACCTGATGCACTTGACAGAATTTCGCATTCGCAGTCCTCGTCCATTTTTAACCGTACTGATTTAATGGACCTTATTACGCAAATCCGAGATATGGCCTTGAGAGGAAGCAAGCGGCGAATTGACTTTGACACAGAAAATGCCCTTACAAGCTCAGACATTTTAAATCTTACTGGCCTTTCTAAGGAAAACTTTAATGACCTATGTTCAATTGTCCAAAAGGGTAATTTACGGGATTCTCGGACTCGTAGTGTCCGGACTTGTATCGGAATATTTCTAACCAAATTGAAGTCCGGTTTATCAAATAAACTTCTATCAACACTTTTTAATCTTGGTAAAGATTCTGTAAGACGTGCTATTGCATCAGCTAGAAAATACTTGTCTGAAAATTTTGTTCCATCTAATCTTGGATTTAATCATATAAGTAGGGAAGAGGTTATAACATCGCATACTCGACCTCTAGCGCAATCACTGTTCGGAAAAGGAATGTATCCAGCAATTATAGTAGCAGATGGCACTTATATCTATATCCAGAAAAGTTCACAATTCAAGTTCCAACGTAAATGTTATAGCATGCACAAACATCGACCACTGGTTAAACCAATGGTCTTTGTAACAACTTCTGGTTACATTATAAGTGTAATTGGACCTTACTATAGCGACGGAAAAAACAACGATGCACAAATAATGAAGCACATCATCCAACATGACATTGAAGAATTTAAGAAATGGGTGGCTGAGGATGATATTATGATTGTTGACCGTGGTTTTAGAGATGCACTTGACTTACTGCAAGAAATGGGTATTCAAACAAAAATGCCAGCTTTTAATAAAAAAGGGGAGTCTCAACTTCCAGTTGAAGACAGCAACGTAACAAGACTTGTTACGAAAATCCGTTGGGTGGTAGAGTCCGTTAATGGCCGCATTAAATCGTGGAAATATCTAGATAGAGTTCTACCAAATAGCCAAATTCCATTTGTGTCTGATTATGTCAACATTGCCTGTGCAATCATGAACAAATATTGGCCAGAACTAAATACAGGGGACTCAGAGCAAGATGAACAATTGGCGTCTAAAATGCTTTATCTTTCAAAGCAAAAAAACTTACTTCATGAGAAAATAATAGAGGAAGGCCTTGACAAACGTTCTTGTAAATGGCAAAAGATTGATGCTTCATCCGCCCCTTCTTTTCCCCGATTATCAGAAGAAGATATAAGAAATATTACTGTTGGAGTCTACCAACTTAAACTTGCTCCAAGTTATACCAGAGAACACTTAGATGACGATGGTAATTATGAAGTTTTTACATGTGACCATGAAGAGAATCTTTTGTGTGCTAAAATACAGTCAAGACATATATCATCAAAATGCTATCGTGTATGGGTTAAATATGATGACATTAGTGTCGTGGGTTGGTATTGCCAATGCAAAGCCGGAAGTCGTGTTGTAGGAACCTGCTCTCATGTTACAGCCTTAATTTGGTATCTTGGTATTGGAAAGTACAcggataatatttttgaaaactgtCGAGATTGGAGCAAATATCTTCTGGACGCTCGTAACCTGCCAGATCCAGTTACTGTTGACGAAAGTGACAACGAGGAAGCAAATGATGAAGAGTGAATGACatgaaaattcataatttttgatTTGGAAGAAATGACAAAAATTTCATTCCTTTTTTAATCATATACTTTACAATGTATGATATTTTCACACATTGATATGCCTAGAAATGTTGAACTAACTGCATCCTCCGAATTGAAATAatagttgttagttttctcgattcCTTTTGATGTAAAATTGTACTTATACAAAGTTAGATCTGTTATCAGGAAATGTGTCTTGTGTAAAAGTGTACTCTCTGGTTTTATGTATAggtgtatatgaaaaaaaaaaacaatccatgTTCTTCAAACCTTACAGAAAGGCAGTTCAATTAATGCACGGGTTGAAATGACTGaattcttatatacatgtattttaatcaCCTAATCCGTTCGTATGACCGTCCgtttgtcaaaaatatattttcttcacATTTCTTTTCTCTCAGAAACTAATATTCATGTCACAATGTCTTCATCTTTTGTCATGCAGCGCCAAATGTATCAAGTTGTAGTTTGTGCGTTTTTTCGAATCTCTCAGACAATAACTTCATGTTTTCTGATATGTTGAGTTACTAGTTCAACATAGTTCTTCATATACATGTTTTTCATATATGACTACATGTATTTGCAATTAATTGTAAGATTTAATAAATAAGTACATAACTgattaaaacttattttcatgaTAAAGCATAATGACAATGTATGTTCTTTATAGCTTGTGACTTTGATATTAAGAGTATATCCATTCCTTACTCACGGAAAATTGCGGACTgcagaaaataaagaataatggtcACATAATGCAGAATTAATAAACATTTTACTAGATTCTTTGAAACAAATACTAAATGCATATACCTATTGTTAATTCTACTTTCAGTGTAGATGTCCACATTCAATAGGATTCTATGAAAGTTTTAAGAGAGAGTTGAGATAGATAACGACCCAATTACAAATCAATTGATTAAAAAacagattaaatttttttttggaacagGTATATTTTGTTCCAGGTAGATCTGATTCTTTTTCTGATCAGACTTTCTGGGCATCTTAGAAAAATAATCTTGGTTTAAGAGTATTTTAGAAAGAATCATTAAAAAACAATGTCAATATctaaaactttaaattaaaaaaattctccTTTTCAAAAATTAAGTGTCTTCAAGTGTATCAAGTGTAAAATATTTAGAGagaataatcattttaaaatgattatacAGAATTTTATAGGACAattcgtgtttttttttcaaatgaaaataggACCTATTACTGACATTTTGATTTGAGTCAAAAAGTTTCTGAAATATTCCTGAAAAAAAATTTTCTCcatcaattttaaacaaatatttcatataatttttcctcaACAAGGAATTCCAAtgttttcgagaaaaaaaaaataaggcctatgtggacagttgtctcatttgcaatcataccatatcttcttatgtATATCTACGACCAAGATTTTATCATCTTTATATTGGAAAtcgaaaactttttttttttcttaaaagaagtttaagaaaattattttgtcCAACAATTGAACATCCAAGCTAGCTGAAAGCGCTTATCTCGGATTTCACTATTTTTAGGTATGTTTCTGTTGCCATAGCAACGGTAACTATGgtattataataataatgaattgtaaacaaattttatgaaatagcATTTGTACAATGTATGAGTTGAAAAATAACATTTCCCTTATCAACTGAATGTTAAAACCGGATATGCTAcattgaaatttcaaaacggctacaaataaaaatattccatgGAAAAAGacgattttttaatttatttgtcatCAGTTTTAAAAGTTTCTTACGCAAAAACGGCTTGAGATATGAACAAAATCTTTTCTGTTCTAAAAAGTGGTTTGTTCAGGcatgattttcagaaaaaatgaatttgttCTAGGCTGGGGCCGATTTTggcccttattgcccctactcctttagaAAGAATGTTGTTTGTTTCTACCTTTGACAGGTACTTACTTTTAGAAAGCCAAAagcaatatataaatatgttataaacaGTGGTCATTACTTTTGCTTCCATAGCTAAGCATTGAAGTTCATTTAATACAAAGCAATAAATGTCAATTAACTGACCACTACACGATGACCACCTGCCAAAAGTATAGGTTTACCTTAAAGCCAAAACATGTACATACTAAGTCACGttgtaaaacaattatatatcTGCAAGttaaactttaatatatattataactttACTGTCCATTTGTATATATGtccttttgtatataaaattatattgaatattaaagtTATTATATAAGCACTGCATAGTGTTACAGTACTGACGAAGATGAAGCCCTTGTTTGCGCAAGAATTTAGTTTCGAAGATGCATGATCTGAAGAATATCTTTAAATCATTTCATCATGATATGAATAAAATGCGCGTCAAGCTTGCCACCAGTAAAGATGTATGTTTAGTCTGGTTACCTCTCTTTGAATCGGCAATTTTGACCACATCACACATTGCTAAACCTCCTGTTCCGTCATCTTTAGAATAAGGTTGGcgaaaattaattaattatttacaCACCGTTTATTTTGAAGGGCATTTTTCAGCAGAATTCTTGCAGGATCTTGTGTGTTCATGTGAGGGAAAATCTCCATGTGAAAAGTTTTTGTTCACAACAATTAAAACCTTACATGTATGGAGCTTTGATCCTGTCAAGGGTCAGAATTATGTAGAAACTCCTTGACAGACGAAATGGAAGATATTCCTGGAAGAAATCTGCTTTATGGatcattttgatttgattttttaattgtaaCTGTTTTTGAGAGGTAATAAGTGGTttttggttgcaatgaattacatgcaTGAGCTTTTGCAAAATAAACGTTCGGGATAGAAGACTTAAATCGAAAacaacatttatcatttattgctGAGGTTGAATGTCACCCGGCAAGGTAACTGCAACAGAATTTGTATTGATCTTGTATAATAGAATGGGCTCATAGaacaagtgtttgaaaaacgccaattttcagaaataatcgattattaaataataagatcctttttttttttttttttttttacattttagagATAATTCATTGTCaattgatttaaaatttaatacaaaatgcTGCTGAtatctttcaattttgaaaatgtaaaaagaaaaaaagaaaatagtatGTTGATCTTTGACCTTAATTCATGCCAAAAATGTTACCatatttctttttgacgacatcgatattccaaaagtactcatttttccgaatccaatgatatataatatagccatatagtatgtttgacgattaaattaaaaaaatattgggttTGGTCACCGTACTAATGGACCTATatttattttccatatttttttttatgtatattacatGTTACACATTTATCaaactatttttgttttaaatttcagcaGAGAATATCCTTAATATACATTTTACTATAATCTAGAATATAAAACAAAGACCGACATGATCGTGTCATATAGATTACAATTTGTTGTATGATGGGAATTCAGTATAGTTAACAAGAGGTGGAAGGTACACATGGAGGATCAAAACACAAGTCGAACAGAGACCGACTAAATATgactaaaaaaaaagtaaaaaagtaaaagacAATTACTAAGCAAATAAACCATAACAAAAACTAGGATGATGTCAGGTGCTCCGGGATGGCAAGCATATTTTACTGCACATGGTGCACGCGTAGGTTTGCTCAAAACAACTTAATATGTCGAATTTTAGGGTGattagaaaaatatatacaaatagcTAGCATGGTTAAGATGATTGTTGTATGTATTTCTTTTGTTATCGAGTGCAAGATGATAAatgtaatgaaaataaatatatagatattctAGCTATGCACCAAAAAGGCACAAGCACAGGCAAAAACAAAGTAATAATCTCTGCCAGCATACGTTCTAATGTCAAATAAATTGATTCAAATACTATTTAATACGGAAAAAAATGTTA
This genomic interval carries:
- the LOC143056545 gene encoding uncharacterized protein LOC143056545 — protein: MSTPRNYTCILCSKRPKTRDRRKLIGPNNKSLRKCLQQKFFIEHDKINHANSVICNKCRIRCSREIDTNVRCPIQTTISESINDDTEYVPPAKYARCHPCKSPPSIALPIPSAGGGHSQCVVCKRRGPKLVVVPTNARFNIFLDKLIILTVGARCCPGHLCNEIFLPDALDRISHSQSSSIFNRTDLMDLITQIRDMALRGSKRRIDFDTENALTSSDILNLTGLSKENFNDLCSIVQKGNLRDSRTRSVRTCIGIFLTKLKSGLSNKLLSTLFNLGKDSVRRAIASARKYLSENFVPSNLGFNHISREEVITSHTRPLAQSLFGKGMYPAIIVADGTYIYIQKSSQFKFQRKCYSMHKHRPLVKPMVFVTTSGYIISVIGPYYSDGKNNDAQIMKHIIQHDIEEFKKWVAEDDIMIVDRGFRDALDLLQEMGIQTKMPAFNKKGESQLPVEDSNVTRLVTKIRWVVESVNGRIKSWKYLDRVLPNSQIPFVSDYVNIACAIMNKYWPELNTGDSEQDEQLASKMLYLSKQKNLLHEKIIEEGLDKRSCKWQKIDASSAPSFPRLSEEDIRNITVGVYQLKLAPSYTREHLDDDGNYEVFTCDHEENLLCAKIQSRHISSKCYRVWVKYDDISVVGWYCQCKAGSRVVGTCSHVTALIWYLGIGKYTDNIFENCRDWSKYLLDARNLPDPVTVDESDNEEANDEE